The genomic region GATTTGATTAGAAACTTCAATCATTTGCAGCTGAGATGATGATCCTAGGAAGTGCTTTTGCATCTATCTTTGGTATTAGACTCGAACCAAAATTCTCTTAAGCTAAACATTGAGATTCTTCAAACATTTCAACATATTCGacttaaatgttttatttagaattaaaactACATTTGGGTAAATGTTGTgggttaaattttttgaattaaaatctaattgaatagaatgtgtaaactttaagagttaaatttgttactaTACTAATACaaatgtataatgacttatttggtgTTCCaatcttaccaaaaaaaaatcattttaacattttatttaatttttcgcctCTTCTAATCCTTAAATTTGCGTTGTTTGTCAAGTCATCCcaaaatggaaggaaaaattaatgtttgttaGCTTTGCTGGCATAATGTCCACGTGGCAGCCCACATGTATAccacatcaataattaattaatttttttaaaattaaaaaataattatttactgaTATGGCATACAAGTGGACTTCCACTTGGATGCCATGTTAGCAAAGTTAACAGAcgccaacttttatttttgaaaaaaaaataaacatcaaatttttcatccattttaggGTGTTTTGACAAAAAGATCTAGTTTAATGGTCAAAAGAGGcgaaaaataaatgaagagtttaaatgatttttttttgtaaagttagaaagctaaataagtcattatgcctaataaaaaattatgtgtatttacaaaaatattaacacACTAATTAATTGCCCTTAATTGCTCACTTTCAAACTAACAATGATTAAATTGGTCTTTTTACCTACAAggactaataacataattttacccaaaattatgtataataaattattatatacataaatcAAGAATTTTAGTACAACTTCTATTATTAGTCCCTGAACCATGCGTAAGTTGTGGATTTGGTCTCTacactttaatttgatcatttttagtcTCAGtacttttcacatttaaaattctCGTATTGACCTGAATGATAATAGTTAAAtatgtttagttaaattttgctaCTAGTCTTATACTCAGCataaagttatagatttagtccaaattgtccaatttgattattattagtctctatacttttccaactttcaaaatttcaatcttgacaCAAATAACAAATGCTAAATCCATTAAGGGTATGTTTGGACAACACgagtaattgaatgaaaatgtaATTACTAAGGTAGACACTATCTTGTAATTACAAAAAACTGTAATTTCATAGACGTGTTTGATTGACAGAGTGTAATTTCATCGTAAGTCCTTATGTTTGGaagtataaattgtaattaccaattataattaaacaattacataatttatttaaaaatatcaatacggtatttttttaaaacaagtaataaaaactaaaattaagtcATCATATGTAATATGTTAGTCTAAAATTGTAGTTAATAACACTCTTATaacatgtaaaaaaattataatatggtTTTGGTCataactttataaattttaagatttaaataatataaggttttgttataactttataaaatagaaataattattttatgatataatttttaaggatttataatataattttaatatttttaccataatcatcTCAAAGACTCGTACATGTTCatacttataatataattttatcataaaattaattttttaaagttgaatcaTGTACGAGTGTTTGAAAAGCCATGAGGTGATTGGATTTGAGTGTAATATTTACTCCAATTCTCATCCTCGCTCTAAGAATTGACAAATATAATTGGCTATTCTACTTACACCCAATTCAGTGGGACTCTCTAATTACAATGGTTACCCAAACATATCATACTGTGTAATTACAAACAGTTATACTCAGATTTAATTAGGTGAGTTTTCAAAAACTGACTTTTTTTTAATgagttatatataaaaaatagcaAGCTACCATGTAAGATTTTGAAGAGAGTAGAATTTAACcctatcatatacatatattaattatttttttaaaaatattgataaatttaaaacaacacACGAAAATTTaccaatattaataaatttgaaaaaaagaaatattcatTTAGGTACATATTTAAAGTAGTTAAATGCATCTCCGAATAATGTAAGTTTAAACTAGTTATTCCCCTTCCTTTGTTCTGATTAGCAATAAGGTCTTGATTCTGTCTACTCCGCAGAACAAACATTGTCATTTTCAACTAAAACGCACCCTTAAAAGAACATCTTGTCGTTTTATGTGGaagcaaaataaaattcattaatctTTTGATATCATCATTGAAGCATGAAGCAGTAACAGACAATCCAATGGTATAGCAAAATTGGATCCGGTACCAAATTTACTTTGAAATCATCGTTACAGTTGTTTGGACAACTCGATAATAACTATTGAATTTCGAACTGCTGGTGTTGCCTACCTTCAAGAAATGGGGATAAAtgtctaaaaaaaaaaaagacaaaagagATACTATAGTAATGACAGGTGATCGACATAATCGAAACGGTTCATTTCCTTGTTATATAAATCCGGGAGAAAATAACGTTTTTTTTCCATAGTCAGATGCTTTTGCAGAGGGACGGGAAGttgataaaaaaaagatgaataaaaCTGCGTTTTCTATGCCTCCAAATCTAAACCCAGATCAAGCCAGCCCAGACTGGATGAACAAAGGTGACAATGCATGGCAACTCACAGCAGCTACTCTTGTTGGTCTTCAAAGCATTCCAGGGCTTCTTATCCTTTATGGAGGGTCAGTGAAGAAGAAATGGGCAGTAAATTCAGCTTTCATGGTGCTTTATGCTTTTGCCTGTGTTATTTTGTGTTGGGCGGTTTGGGGTTACAGATTTTCGTTCGGTGATAAGATGATTCCATTTTGGGGAAAACCCAACTTTGCGTTGGATGGGCACTATCTAATGGAGCAAACGTTTCTAGGGAAATTCCCCAACGCGACAATGGTGTATTTCCAGGGCGTTTTCGCTGCTATAACTTTGGTTCTGATAGCCGGTGCATTGTTGGGACGAATGAATTTTTATGCTTGGATGCTATTTGTGCCACTTTGGCTAACCTTTTCTTATACAATTACGGCTTTTAGCATATGGTGTCCCGATGGGTTTCTTGCTAAGATGGGAATCATTGATTATTCAGGCGGATATGTCATCCATTTATCTTCTGGAGTTGCAGGATTTACTGCTGCTTACTGGGTATGTATATCAACCACCATAACCATTTCTTACTCATTCTAGCAGctatgaaatgaaataattgtCTTATTTATGTTGTAACAGGTAGGACCACGTCTAACCCAAGACAGGCAAAGATTTCCTCCCAATAACATCCTGCTGATGTTATTCGGAGCAGGTTTGCTGTGGATAGGTTGGACGGGGTTCAATGGAGGAGATCCCTATGTGGTCAGTGTTGATGCTTCCTTGGCTGTCATAAACACTCATATCTGCACTGCTGCCAGCTTGCTTACCTGGTTACTACTCGACATTGTCTTTTTTAGAAAGCCTTCCGTTATCGGTGCTGTTCAAGGCATGATCACTGGTCTGGTCTGCATCACACCTGCTGCAGGTAAGTACTCCCACAatcatatacatacacataacGTTGCATTTTAGGGGTAAAAGTACAACACCATAAAATTGGATGCGATTTTGTTTCCCTTActcaaaatataagtaaattaatttttatatgctagattaaattgcaaattagtcTTTTATGCTAAAACTTTTATCTATTTGTACCATTAAAAATTGATGTGCTTAACGGAATAGCTATCTAAATCTTTCTGCATAAATATCTGTGGTACTTTCATCATTTTAGATGCACAAATTTCAGCATAAAGAGAATCAATATATATTCTAAAGGTTTAAGGGTATATAAATCTTAACTTTggataaaaaatcaattaaactttttgcaaaaaaaatgtACTCAATTAAATTTTCCGTTAAATTTCAGCGGTTTAGCTTATTCCAAAACTCGTATCCACGTGCATAATGTTTCTCAGTTGACTTTGTAAAAGGGGTACTTCTATGCGTTAAGTTTGTTGACACTTGACACAATAAAAAAAGGATAAgatgcaaattaaattaaatgatgtaGGGGTTGTACAAGGATGGGCAGCAGTAATAATGGGGATTTGTTCTGGCTCAATTCCATGGTTCACCATGATGGTTATTCACAAAAGATCTGAAATGTTTCAGAAGGTGGACGATACCATGGCTGTACTTCACACTCATGCCATCGCTGGCAGCCTGGGAGGCATTCTTTCCGGCATTTTTGCTGTACCGAAGCTTAACAGGTTGTTCTACGGTACCTCCGGCCACTACATTGGCCTATTTTACGGACTAGCGGACAAAAGAACACATGACGGGTTTCGACAGATTGGAGTTCAGTTGGTTGGGGTGGTGTTTGTGGTGGTTCTTAACATTGTGAGTACAAGCATAATCTGTGTTGTGGTGCAAATATTTATGCCTCTAAGGATGTCTGAAGAGGAGATGGAGATTGGGGATGAAGCAGCTCACGGTGAAGAAGCATATGCCATTTGGGGTGATGAAGAGGAGAAGCTTGACCCTAAATATGAATTGGCCAAAAGCAAAGCTGGTGGTCAAGTGGAAATGGTATGATCATAAGatgcttttgtttttgtttttacctTTTAGAAAGACGTACAATAATCCTAGAGAAAAATATGATGTATCAATAAAGGGTTTTTGGACTTCTGTTttatctcttcttttttctatGGACTTTGTAATTGCAAGTTATTAATAGCTCACGAGTTTTCCTGTGTTGcacttttttctttaaattggaGATGCAGATTGGGGATTGGGTTTTTTATCttctataaattaaattaatacttagaaccaaattaatataaaatatcataaatttgggcataatttatttatatatatgatagaatttaaatttgattagacttgaatataataaatttaaattttaacttcaattttatcatttcaacttaattttattaatgataattGTGATGGAAAATAATTCTTCAAAACTTTTGAAGTAtcatattgattttaattttatgttaaactAGTTTGTACATTGTACAGTACACTGGATAATTTTGGTTGTTTACATATTTacccaaaattaatattttaatttcatatcataacaaaaatggaaaacatatattataaaagtattcaAAGTGTAGAATACATTAGGAAAATAAATATCTTTACCTATACGTTTATaacaattgataaaatatataaaactttttgtatgaacaaaatcaaattcattACCAAGATATAAAACCTAATCCTATGGCtcttacttattattttaactttataatataaagTTGGAATTGCTTTTTGGTTCGTGGGAATGACTTCATTGTCCACTTTTGTTGctcattattttcacaaatttatttgTGTGATAGTGAGATATGTAGTtgatagtttttattttggtttccgAGTGCTTAGAAGATTTTGGtggattttagttttttatacgGCTAAATTTGACGACCTCGTCAGTAGTTTGATGTGCTCGATAATGGTGTCATAGTATTTAGATTTTGGCATTTGGTTCAGGCAATGGCTAAAGATATTTATGTTCGTTCTTTTTCACTGCACTATATTGTAAACCGTTATTTTGCTTACATTTGGTATCCGAGCATGATTAATCTCTGCCTTGTTCGATTTTAAAAGTTcgtaaatttctcaaaataacgATGCCatgtttctttaaaaataaatttttaaatttttttttgagaatttttattGTAAACTTTTGTGCAAAATCATTGGATTTTATTAAAgtgaaatttctaaaattaattatgctataaataatttaagtgaaaaattttacaaatttattgtttgaatattctTTATATGCCTGAAGTAAATTGTTATACATGAGTTATCTAGTTATTagttacataaaaattttaggtgcataaaaattttagaattattacaTAAGGTATTTAgtaataaaactttacaatatATGTTTAGGGatccaaataattttatttaattagaaaattaacaataaaaattaattaaattatttattgtagtTAGGATCTCAAAAGATGTTACGTAATGGCTTTAAGGATTAATATCTAGCtaagtgattttgataattttatttagttaaagaCTAGTCACAACATctttagttaaataaaattattaaagttaaaaatcacATACAAAAAGAATAAGTATTAAATccaattacataatttattaagataaaattattgtaTGAGTTTTCATAGTTGCCTAGAggaattatgaaaatgaatttaataaattttatcaaaaggATAGTAAATAATTCTATCATAAAATGGgtctaattgaattaaaaatttagccCACAAAATTTTTATGTCAAGAGATtcattatttacataatttacattggtaaattatgatttatgttTGCCTCAATTTTTTGTTAAGCATGtatgttcatttattttgatgttttacaACCTATGAATATGTCTAATAATAGAGTAGATATCCCTAAATTAACTAGTGAGAACTTTAAGTTCTAGAACGAAAGTATTCTTCTCCAATTAGGGTGCTTGGATATTGACTATGCCAGAAGGAAATCTGAGCcacatattttgtatgaatgGGAGTGATCTAATCACTTAAGTATCATGTTCATAAAGAGTAAGGTTCATGTTGATGTTCGTGGCTCAATTGAACATTATGAGAATATCCAATAATTATTAACGGCTATtgaaaaacatttcaaaacttcTCAAAAGTCATTAGTCATCACCCTAATTATGAAGTTCACATCAATGAAGCTCACTACCGTGAAAGGTGTATGTGATCGCTTT from Gossypium raimondii isolate GPD5lz chromosome 1, ASM2569854v1, whole genome shotgun sequence harbors:
- the LOC105787222 gene encoding ammonium transporter 2 member 5, which produces MPPNLNPDQASPDWMNKGDNAWQLTAATLVGLQSIPGLLILYGGSVKKKWAVNSAFMVLYAFACVILCWAVWGYRFSFGDKMIPFWGKPNFALDGHYLMEQTFLGKFPNATMVYFQGVFAAITLVLIAGALLGRMNFYAWMLFVPLWLTFSYTITAFSIWCPDGFLAKMGIIDYSGGYVIHLSSGVAGFTAAYWVGPRLTQDRQRFPPNNILLMLFGAGLLWIGWTGFNGGDPYVVSVDASLAVINTHICTAASLLTWLLLDIVFFRKPSVIGAVQGMITGLVCITPAAGVVQGWAAVIMGICSGSIPWFTMMVIHKRSEMFQKVDDTMAVLHTHAIAGSLGGILSGIFAVPKLNRLFYGTSGHYIGLFYGLADKRTHDGFRQIGVQLVGVVFVVVLNIVSTSIICVVVQIFMPLRMSEEEMEIGDEAAHGEEAYAIWGDEEEKLDPKYELAKSKAGGQVEMV